A genomic window from Candidatus Sulfotelmatobacter sp. includes:
- a CDS encoding antibiotic biosynthesis monooxygenase: MPQEILSVAIWEPAPDMEAASLATLRELSSILTAKGYGRDQLYRDHESHYVLVRHWTSEAARQSALEDPDMLRCWARLGNEIQIVKVYETLTEVSLDTAK, encoded by the coding sequence ATGCCGCAGGAAATACTCTCGGTGGCGATCTGGGAGCCGGCTCCTGACATGGAAGCCGCGTCGTTGGCCACGCTTCGCGAGCTCAGCTCCATCCTGACCGCGAAAGGCTACGGACGCGACCAGCTCTATCGTGACCACGAATCGCATTATGTTCTAGTCCGCCACTGGACCTCGGAAGCCGCCCGCCAATCCGCACTGGAAGACCCTGATATGCTCCGCTGCTGGGCAAGACTGGGCAATGAAATCCAAATTGTGAAAGTGTACGAGACCCTTACCGAAGTATCGTTGGATACGGCGAAGTAG
- the pyk gene encoding pyruvate kinase translates to MKKQILRESAGEVTSSVGGPPPSRRAKIICTIGPACNSEAAMRDLLRLGMDVARLNFSHGTHNDHAQNIQRLRRAAEREGRTVCILQDLQGPKIRTGILERHEPVLLKTGSVVTITPQDVPGSATRICTTFPDLARELIAGARILLSDGLIELRVRGVRGDDVLCDVINGGMLGEHKGINLPGVALSIPALTEKDRKDLEFGLHHGVDAVALSFVRTAADVSMGKQIIASHQSDIPVIAKLEKPQAIDHLEEILEAADGVMVARGDLGVEMAPEKVPVIQKHVIRRAAAWRKPVITATQMLESMIENPRPTRAEASDVANAIFDGSDAVMLSAETASGQYPRESVAIMSRIAIEAECNMADFLQFRRRREHSGLSVAETICESIAHSAEDLPMGAIAVFTESGNTVRMISKYRPKVAIYGFTHSLPVVQRMNLYWGVHPVRCRQAYSAEQMVTMAEQDLVRRGVLKPGDVLGVVAGTRQSSGSTNLMRLHVVTDEEAESIAHPQKHAKKAPKKAHPRKKKT, encoded by the coding sequence TTGAAAAAACAGATCCTTAGAGAGTCCGCAGGCGAAGTAACTTCTTCGGTAGGCGGGCCGCCGCCCTCCCGCCGCGCCAAAATCATCTGCACTATCGGCCCCGCCTGCAACTCCGAAGCCGCCATGCGCGATCTGCTCCGCCTCGGAATGGATGTCGCGCGCCTGAATTTTTCTCACGGCACTCATAACGATCACGCCCAAAACATCCAGCGCCTGCGCCGCGCCGCCGAACGTGAAGGACGCACTGTTTGCATCCTGCAAGATCTGCAAGGCCCGAAGATCCGCACCGGGATCCTGGAACGTCACGAGCCTGTCTTACTGAAAACCGGCTCGGTCGTCACCATTACACCGCAGGATGTACCGGGCAGCGCGACGCGCATCTGCACTACGTTCCCCGACCTTGCGCGAGAACTCATCGCAGGCGCGCGCATCCTGCTGAGTGATGGCTTGATCGAACTCCGCGTGCGCGGTGTCCGCGGGGACGATGTGTTGTGCGACGTCATCAATGGCGGAATGCTGGGCGAACATAAGGGAATCAACCTTCCCGGCGTTGCGCTGTCGATTCCTGCGCTTACCGAAAAAGACCGCAAGGATCTCGAATTCGGCCTGCATCACGGAGTCGACGCCGTCGCGCTCTCTTTCGTGCGCACTGCGGCCGACGTCAGCATGGGGAAACAAATTATCGCCTCGCACCAGAGCGATATTCCCGTCATCGCCAAGCTCGAAAAGCCGCAAGCCATCGATCATCTGGAAGAAATTCTCGAAGCTGCCGACGGAGTCATGGTCGCCCGCGGCGATCTCGGCGTTGAGATGGCGCCGGAAAAAGTTCCGGTCATTCAAAAGCACGTAATTCGCCGCGCCGCGGCGTGGCGCAAGCCCGTGATCACCGCGACCCAGATGCTCGAATCCATGATAGAAAACCCGCGACCTACACGCGCCGAAGCCAGCGACGTAGCCAACGCAATTTTCGACGGCAGCGACGCCGTCATGCTCTCCGCCGAAACCGCCAGCGGCCAGTATCCCCGCGAATCGGTTGCGATTATGTCGCGCATCGCGATCGAAGCCGAGTGCAATATGGCGGACTTCCTACAGTTCCGCCGGCGCCGCGAGCACAGCGGACTCTCGGTCGCCGAAACCATCTGCGAGTCGATCGCCCACTCCGCCGAAGACCTCCCCATGGGCGCGATCGCAGTATTCACCGAGTCGGGCAACACCGTACGCATGATTTCGAAGTATCGCCCCAAAGTCGCGATCTATGGCTTTACTCACAGCCTCCCCGTGGTGCAGCGCATGAATCTGTATTGGGGAGTGCATCCGGTGCGCTGCCGCCAGGCCTATTCCGCGGAGCAGATGGTGACTATGGCCGAGCAGGACCTGGTCCGGCGCGGTGTGCTGAAACCCGGAGACGTTCTGGGAGTGGTCGCCGGCACGCGCCAGTCGTCGGGCTCAACCAATCTTATGCGCCTGCACGTGGTCACTGACGAAGAGGCCGAGAGTATCGCTCATCCGCAGAAGCATGCCAAAAAAGCTCCGAAGAAGGCGCACCCGAGGAAGAAAAAAACCTGA